The Eggerthella guodeyinii sequence GCCGGCGGTTCTTTTTGCACGCACCTTCGCGTTCTCTCAGTTTGTAGTTATTGACATTACAAACGTGAGGCGGTACGCTATGTTTGTAGCTACGATTATTACAAACCAAGCAACGAAGGATGGCGAACATGGCAACGATCGTATTGGTCGGAGGCAATGGTTATATCGGTCGCGAGATCACGCGGCAGTGGTTGAAGCGGGACCCCGAGGCGCAGCTGTACGTGACGAGTCGCAGCGACCGTCGGGAGATCGAGGACGAGCGCGTGCATCACGCGCAGGTGGACGTCAACGATGAGGCCGCCTTCGAGGGGGCGCTGCCCGAAACGGTCGATTACCTGGTCAATCTCGCGTACGGAAGCATGGACGCGATGAAAACCATGCGCGCATTTGCCGAGCGGCACGGCGTGCAGGCCATCGGCAACGTCGGCATTGACGGCGCCGCGGCCGGTGAGGGGTTCGCGGATTTCGCGGACATGAAGGCGCGCGAGCTGGAAGCCCTGCGCGAGGGCGCGGTGCCCGTCGTCAACTACGATCTGACGGTTGCCTACGGTGCCGATCGCGACGACGACCTCCTGAGGGCGATACGAGCCGGCGCCTTGGACGCGCTGCCGCCGGTTCACGTCGAGGTGGTTGCGCGCCTCCTGATCGACCGACTCACCAAAGCCTGGCTCGCGTAAACACAGCGAGCACACGGCGCGCGGCAGGGGACGGGGATAGCTTGGCGGTGAATTCGGCGAGCTATCCCTGCCGCTGCGCTTCGCTTGCGGTACCATGGGTTGGTGCAGCAGGCGAGAAAGTGGGCTTTTATGAGGGTAGGCAGACAATTCACGATTGCCGTTCACGCGCTCATCATGATCGCGTACTTTTCGGACGTCCGCGTTACCAGCGACATGGTCGCGGAAAGCGTGGGAACCAACCCCGTCACCGTCAGAAACGTGTACGCGAAGCTCAAAAGCGCGGAGCTGCTGACGGTGCAGCGGGGGACCGGCTTCACCGCGCTGGCTCGGCCCGCGTGCGAGATCACGCTTTGGGACGTGTACGCCGCCGTCGAGACGGATTCCGTCGACGAGATGTTCAAGTTCTCCGATACGCTGTCGGGCGCATGCCCCGTCGGCGGCTCCATTCGAGAGTTGCTGCTCATCCATCTGCGGGAGGCCGTCGCTGCGATGAGGGACGTCCTCGCGCGCACGACGTTGGAAGAGCTTCGCTACGAAATCGAGGCCCATCACGAAAAGGGGATCGACCTCCCAACCGTCGTCGCGTGGTACAAAGAGCACGGCTTCGAGGTTGTCGAGGCGCGTTCCGCTGAATGTTTCACGTGAAACATTCGTTCCTAAGTACCTGATTGCTCCACGTTACGCCTTTGTCGCCGTTCTATGGCGACGCTGGCCGCGCCCGCGTCCATGCAGTATGCTAGGGCGCAGCAGAAAATCGGCGCCGCGTGGGCGCCAGGTGAAAGGATCGGTATGAGCAACGTGATCGTCGTCGGCTGCGGCCGCGTCGGATCTCAGCTGGCGAATATGCTGTCGGACAACGGCAACAACGTGTGCGTCATCGACAAGAACGCCAACGCGTTCGCGAACCTGGGCCGCAACTTCAACGGCTCCACGGTGCAGGGCGTGGGCTTCGACGAGGAGACGCTCGTGAAGGCCGGCATCGAGGACTGCGACGTCATGGCCGCCGTCACCCAGTTCGACAACACGAACCTCATGTGCGCCGAGGTGGGCAGCCGCCTGTTCGGCGTGCCGCACGTCATCGCGCGCCTGTACAACCCCGATCACGAGCGCGCCTACATGCAGCTGGGCATCGACTACGTGTGCGGCACGTCGCTCGTGGCCGAGGACGTGTTCAGCAAGGTGGTGTCGGGCCACGGCGCCCACCTCGACACGTTCGGCGAGTTCGAGGTGCTGCGCTTCTCACTCGACCTCAGCTCCACGGACAAGCGCACCATCCGCGTGGGCGAGCTCGAGCGCGACCACGACATCCGCATCATCGCGTTCGAGCGCAGCGACGGCTCCGCCAGCTCCATCCCCACGCGCGACTCCATCCTCTACAACGGGGACTCGGTGCTCGCCTGCGTGCGCCACGAGCTCATCGAGACGTTCGCCCGCTACATCCAGGACTAAGGGAGCTCTCATATGTACATCGTTATCGCAGGTGGCGGCAAAGTTGGCGAATATCTGGCTTCGGTGCTGCTTTCGAGCGGCAACGACGTGGCGGTGATCGAGGAGAACCTCGCGACGGCCGACCGCCTGTCGGTGGCGCTCCAAGGGCGCTACCTCGTCATCCACGGCGACGGATGCGACTCGAAGTACCAGGAAGACGCCGGCATCCGCCGCGCCGACGTGTTCGTGGCCACCACCGGCCAGGACGACGACAACCTCGTGTCGTGCGAGATCGCGCAGCGCGTGTTCAACGTGCCGCGCTGCATCGCGCGCGTGAACAGCCCGAAGAACCTCCGCATCTTCAAGGAGGTGGGCATCGAATGCGTGTCGTCCACCACGCTCATCGCGAACCTCATCGAGGAGGAGACGCTGCTGGGCAGCGTGAGCGTCGCGTCATCGCTGACGCACGGCAACGTCATGCTCACCGAGATCGTGGTGCCGCGCATGCGCCATCATTCCAACGAGGCCGGCATCCTCGTGTCATCGCTTCCCATGCCGGAGAACAGCCTGATCGCGGCCGTATCGCCGAAAGACGACGACAACGTGGAAGTGGCCAACGAAGAGACGGTGCTGTACCCCGGCGACAAGGCCATCGTCGTCGTCGACAACGAGGTGCTCGACGACGTGCGGGCGCTGTTCAAGTCCCTCTGACGCCCCCGCCCCGTGCGGAGCGACGGGCGCGTGAGGGGACGCGGCTTCACCCCTGCGCGGCGGCCAGCTCGGCGAGGGCCTCGGGCGGGGTGTAGGCGCAGGTGCCGTCGCCGAGGGCGATGACTTCCACCGGATCGTTCACGTTGATGGCGCCGCCCTCGAGCGCGACGAAGAAGATGCCCTCGCGCGGGAAGATGCAGTCGCCGGCCAGGTGGTAGATGGCGCACTTCGTGTGGCACACCTTGCCGATCTGCGACAGCTCCAGCAGCACGTCGTTCCCGATGCGCACGCGCGTGCCCAGAGGCAGCGCCAGCAGGTCGATACCCTCGGTGGTGACGTTTTCGGCGAAGTCGCCCTCCACCACGTCGAGGCCGGTCGCGCGCGCTTTCTCGATGGATTCCCAAGCAAGCAGCGACACCTGCCGATGCCAGTCGCCGGCATGTGCATCGTCGGCCACGCCCTGATGCGCGATCACCCTCACCGCCGCGTCGCACGGCGTCTTGCGCGTGCCCTTGCGCTTCGACACGTTGATCGAGCGAACGCGCCCCCGCGCGTTCCCCTCGTGCTGTCGTGCTTGCTCCATGACCCGGATCCTCCCTAAAACCTAGTGAAATAATAGGAAATATACTACTCGAACAAGAATAGGGAAGTCAAGCGGGCGTGTCCGCTGCCGTCTGCTGACCGCCCTGCGCCCGCCTTGTTCCCTCGGCGCTTTCCGTGAAATACGCCGCGCGGGCGCGCGTTTGCGGTATGCTGGTTGCCATCAGGTACGACGTGGGAAAGGGACCGGTGTGATCAACCGTTACACGCGCCCGGCAATGGGCGCCATCTGGGAGCTTGAGAACAAGTTCTCCATCTGGAAGGAAATCGAAGTGCTGGCGTGCGAGGCGCAGGCCGAGCTGGGGAAGTCGGGCATCACGAAGGAGGAGGCCGCGTGGATCCGCGCGCACGCCGACTTCACCGTGGAGCGCATCGACGAGATCGAGAAGGTGACGAACCACGACGTCATCGCGTTCACCACGAACATGGCCGAGTACATCGACGCCGACGTACCCGAGGGCCAGGAGCCGCCCAGCCGCTGGGTGCACTACGGCATGACGTCGTCCGACCTGGGCGACACGGCGCTGTCCTACCAGATCACGCAGGCCATCGACATCATCCTCGAAGACATCAAGCAGCTGGGTGAAACGTGCAAGCGCCGCGCCTTCGAGTTCCAGGAGATGCTGTGCGTGGGCCGCACGCACGGCATCCACGCCGAGCCCATGACGTTCGGCATGAAGTTCGGCAGCTGGGCCTGGGCCCTCAAGCGCGCCCAGACGCGCATGGAGGACGCCCGCAAGGTGGCCGCCACGGGCGCCATCAGCGGTGCCGTGGGCACGTACTCCAGCATCGACCCGTTCGTCGAGCAGTTCGTGTGCGAGCGCCTGGGGCTTGAGGCCGATCCGCTGTCCACGCAGGTGCTGGCGCGCGACCGCCACGCGCAGGTCATGGCCGGCCTCGCGGTGACGGCGTCCACGCTGGAGTCCATCGCCATGCAGGTGCGCCTGCTGCAGCAGTCCGACGTCATCGAGGCCGAGGAGCCGTTCGCGAAGGGCCAGAAGGGGAGCAGCGCCATGCCGCACAAGCGCAACCCCATCACGGCCGAACGCGTCTGCGGCCTGGCCCGCACCGTGAAGGGCAACGCGCAGGTGGCCTTCGACAACGTGGCGCTGTGGTACGAGCGCGACATCAGCCACTCCGGCGCCGAGCGCGTCGCGCTGGCCGACAGCTTCATCGCGCTCGATTACATGTTCGGCAAGATGCAGTGGATGCTCGACGGCCTGCAGACCTACCCCGCCAAGATGGAGCAGAACCTGTGGCGCACGAAGGGCCTCATCTTCAGCTCGAAGGTGCTGTTGGCGCTCGTGGACACCGGCATCAGCCGCGAGGACGCGTACGTCATCGTGCAGCGCAACGCCATGAAGGTGTGGGAGGACATCCAGAACGCCGTGGACGGCCCCACCTACCGCGAGAACCTCGAAGCCGACCCCGAGGCGAACCTCAGCGCCGAGGTGCTCGACGAGATCTTCGATCCCTGGGACTTCCTCACCCGCAAAGACGTGGTCTTCGACCGCCTCAAAGAGCTGGAGTTTTAAAGCCCAGTCCTCAGGGTTCCCTTCGGGGCCTGCGATGCCGAGCGCCCGCCGCGACACACGTGGCGGGCGCTCTCTAGTTTGTCTTGGCTTGCGAGAACACGGCGTCGATGGCCTGCTCCCAAACGGCGTAGACGTCCACCGGCTCATGGCGCGAGATGACCTGGCTCGTGCCGTTGAGTACCACGTACAGAAACTCGGCGTTTCTCGTGGCGTCGAACCCGTCCCCGAACACGCCGATGTCGCATCCGTGCTGCAACACGGCAGTGAGCGCCTCCGTCATGGATTTGCCCAGCCGCTCCTGTTGGGACGCGATGCTGGGAATGCGCGTGGCCTGCAGGTCTATCTCGGCGAGAACGTGCCGCCGCTCCTCGTCGTCGTGGTAATTCGCGATGATGGATCGCCCCATGGCGTCGAGAAAGGCATGGTAACCAGGCGCGTCGGTGATGGCGAGGAAGCTTTCGTCCTGGAAGTCGAGCGTGGGCCACATGCTTTCGGAGACCGCGCGGAACAGGTCTTCCTTCGAGGGGAAGTAGTAGTACAGCGACGGCTTCGTGATGCCCACCAGCGTGCAGATTTGGCTGATGGACGCCTTGTCGTAGCCCTTTTCGGCGATAAGCTGGTACATCGCCTTCAATATCTTTTCCCGCGTGCTCGATTCTTCCATGGTGTTCCTTCCGCTCTGTGACCTGATCTCCAAGGTCATGAAAATCATTGTAATGTCGAATGGTGGTGCGGTCTTGCTGGAATGTACCCGCATCTTCCAAAATCAATGGTTGACGAACGATAGCCCGCTCAGTATTATAGTGTATACCGACCGGTAGGTAAATAAAATTCATCAATCGGGAGCGAAAGAGGGGATGCGAGGGGCGCCGCTCGTGGACGGGCGCTTGCCAAGCTTCTCTCGCTGCGCTTCCGAGGAGCACGGAGGAGGTGGAGACCCGTGTTTGAGAGCTATCGGCATCCAGGAGAATTCGAACCGCAATCTGATGTGTTCATGACGTGGCTTCCCGACGACATTCAGATGCAAGGCTACGACAATCGCGCTACCTGCATCGAGATCATCAAAGCCCTGCAGCAGTATGGCGACGTCAAGCTCCATATCAATTGCGGGGCAGAGGGCGTGCTGGAGAAAGCGCGCGTCGCGCTGCGCACCGCCTGCGTGGACCTCGACGATATCGAGTTCACGCAATTCCCCGACACGAACTGGTACGTTCGCGACAATGGCCCCACGATTATGGTGGATGACCATGGCGGCAGGGTCATGGTGAACCCCGGGTGGACCTACTACGGCGTATGGAGCGAAGACGCGCCCGAAGCCGTGTGCGCTCGCAAGGCCGGCGTGCATATGGCCGTTTCGCTGGGCTGCTACGACATCGTGAGCTCGAACCTGGTTTCGGAAGGCGGCGACCGCGAGTTCAGCGGCGATGGCATCATGATGTGCATCGAGGATACCGAGGTGCGCAAACGCAACCCTGGATTCACGAAAGCGCAGGTGGAGGAAGAGTACAAGCGCCTGTACAACGTTCAGAAGATCATCTGGCTGCCGCATCCCACCGTCGAGGACGACGACTACCGGATGGGGCCACTCGAGTATCGTGCCGGGGTTCCGTACTTTGGAACGAGCTTCGCCGCGCATGTCGATGAAATGTGCCGGTTCGTGGATGGCTCGACCATCCTCCTTGCCGAAGTGACCGACGAGGAGGCGGCGGAGAGCGCTGCCGCAGCGGAAAGCAAGCGCCGTCTGGACGCGGCGTACGAGGTGCTTCGCGCCGAAACCGATGCGCAGGGCAACCCGTTTACCATCGTGCGCATGCCGGTGTCGATACCCATCGATTACCTGCTGACCGCCGATGACGACGATTACGAGCTGTACAAGGGGTTCATCGACGAGATGGGCGGCTGCTTTGCGGACGGCACTCCGTGGCCCGAAGGCGACCTGCACTTCATCGCTTCCACCGGATACTGCAACTTCCTCATCTGCAACGGCGTCGTGGTGGGCCAGCGTTATTGGAACGAGGGCATGGACCCGGCCATCAAGGCGAAGGACGAGCAGGCGGAATCGGTGCTGAAAGCGTGTTTCCCGAATCGCGAAGTCGTGATGGTGGACAGTCTGGCGCTCAACATGTCGGGCGGCGGCGTGCATTGCTGGACGAAGAACGTTCCCGCTGCGGGAAAAGCGTGCAGAGGCGCGTAAAGGTGCTGAACAAGCGACCGCGCCGATTATTCTCCCGACAATCGGCGCGGTCTCAGAAATGCTGAACAAAGTATACCAGAAAGGGCGTTTTGCCATGAACCATAACCTGCTGGGTCGCGACATCCTCAATCTTCGCGATCTCTCGAAAGACGAGTTCCGTTACTTGATCGACCTGTCTGCCACCTTGAAGGCGCAGAAGCAATCCGGCGTCGATCAGCACTATTTTCCGGGAAAGAACGTGGTGGCGAACTTCGAGTGGGGTTCCACTCGCACACGGTGCGCGTTCGAAACGTCGTGCAACGACCTGGGCATGGGCTTCACCTACCTGACGAATTCCCACATGGGCGATTGCGAGACCATCGAGGACACCATGCGCGTGTTCTCCGAGATGTACGACATCATCGTCATCCGCGCCCAGCGCGATGAGGAGTACATCTACCAGATGGCCGAGTGGGCGGGCGTTCCGCTAATCAACGCTCTGTCGCTGGGCGATCATCCCACTCAGATGCTCGCCGATGCGCTGACCATGGAAGAGCAGTGGGGCGGACGCGGCTCGTGCCGCCACAAAAAGCTCGCTTTCGTGGGCAACTGCGCAGGTGCCCCTTTGTTCTACGGCCGATTGGCCGCCATGCTCGATATGGATTTCTATGCGATCGGCCCCGATCAAGACCGTCACCAGATGTGCCAGCGCATGATCGACGACGTGCAGGACATGTTCGACCGGTACGCGCCGAACGCCCGGTTTGTCATCACGTCCGATCTTGACGCGCTCGAGGGCATGGATGCGCTCGTCACCGAGGAATGGCGCTATATCAATCCCGAATGCGGCGAGGAAGTGTGCGACCCCAACCTCTACGAGAGCTGGATGGGCGATTTCGAGCACTTGCGTCCCTATCGGGTGAGCAACGAGATCATGGAGCGTACGAAGAACCCCGACATCTTCTGCATGCACGAGCTGCCTTCGACGCACAATGCCGACCATGCGACCGGGCGCCGCTTGATGTCCCAGGCGCCGAACGAGGAAGAGCGCCAGTTCATCGCAGAGGGTCTGGAAATATCCAACGAGTGCTTCGAGAGGAATGCTTCGGTCATCTTCCGAGAGGCGGGAAATCGCCAGCACACGATCAAGGCGATCATGGCTGCGGTGCTGGGCCTGTAGGAGCCTCTTCTCAGGAGTCGAAGTCGAGCGCTGCGCGGGCGATGGGTTTCGCGCAGCGCCGAGGCTTCGCAACCTCCCCTATCTGAAAGGGAACAAGCATGGATACCTCAAATCTGAAAAGCAGCAGCAAGTACGCTTGGCTGCTGGTGCTGGGTCTGGGTCTTATGTCTGCGGGTACGACGGGTTCCTACAGCGTGGTCGCGGGCAGCTTTTTGACACCCGTGTGCGATGACCTGGGCATCGATATATCCGTCATGTCGTATTACTTTACGATCACGCTGTTGGCGCTGGCTCTCTCGCTGCCGTTCGTGGGCAAGCTTCTGCCGAAGGTCGTGGGGAAGTTCGGCTTGACGGCGATATCGGCCGTGCTGCTGGTGGCCGGCGCGGCGATGTCCTTCTACACGCAGGCATGGATGTGGTTCGTCAGCGCGTTCGTCATCGGCGTGTGCTTCGCGTTTACCACGGGCGTGTGCATGAGCGCCGTGGTAGATCAATGGTTTCGCAAGAAGGCCGGTCTGGCCATCGGCTTGTGCTGGACGGTGAACTCGGTGTACATGCTGGTGATGAGCCCCGTCATCACCGCGCTCATCGAGTCGATCGGGTGGCGCAGCGCGTACTTGGTGTTGGCTGGCGTATCCGCTGTGCTCGTGCTGCCGTCAACCATCTTCATCATCCGCTACAAGCCCTCCGACAAGGGCATGCTGCCGTATGGCTATGAGCCGCAGACGGGCGACGATGCCCAGAGCTTGGCTCCCGAGGCCGTTCGCGGCGTGCCGTTCAAGGTTGCCATCAAGTCGCCCGCCTTCTACGCATGCGTGGGCTTCCTGTGCCTCGTCCAGCTGACGGTGTGCATGAACCAGCTGTTCCCCACGTACGCGATCGAAGTGGGATTCAGCCCCATCATCGGTGGATTCATGGTGTCGGCCGCTTCGATGTTCGATATCTTCTTGAATCCGGCCGTCGGCTCGACGTGCGATAGGTTCGGGTCCGTGAAGGCGCTGTTGGCGTGGATATGCGTGAGCATACTGTCGTTCGTGATGCTGATCTTCGCCGCCGGCCAGCCATGGCTTGCCATATTCGCGGCGGGCGTCAACGACGTCATGTACGTGGTTGCGGGCGCGGGTTTGACCGTGCTGATCATGGACATATTCGGTTCGCGCGATTTCGGACGCATATTCGCCCTGATATGCTCGACGGGTTACATCGTCGGTGCGTTCGGCATGCCCGTCATGACCGGCGTGTACGCGTCGACGGGCACGTTCAACGCGGTGTTCGGGTTGTGCATCGCGCTCAACGTCGTGGTGGCGGGCCTGCTGATCTTCGCTCGCAAGAGCGGCAAGAAGCTGAAGTGGGAGGAAGCCGAGCAAGACGTGAAGGCGCTCGGATAAGCTGTGTCCAACGCGGGGGCTTGCGGCTTGGCGCAAGCCCCCGCGCGCGTTGCGTGTCCGAAGGCGTTTAAGCCTGCGTTACCCGGCAGGCGTCCAGACGCGGACGAGGCAGTACTTCTTCGCCTCGCCGTCGAGGGGTTTGTCGTCGACGTTCGTGTACGTGACCACGGTGTCGCGCGACCCGGTGGACGCCAGGTACTCGCCGTAATCGTCGGCGCCGCTTTTCACGTCGAACGCAAACCACTGGCTCGTGTTGAAGTTGATGCCCACGACCTGCGTCAGCGACTTCACCATGAGGTACGACCCGCACCAGGCGGGAGGTGCGGTGGGGTTGCGGCTGAAGCGGAACCACGGGGCGGCGCTGTAGTCGCCGTTCGTCACGGTGCTGGCCGGCGCGTACGTGCCCAGGCTTGCGATGCCGTCGCCGTACTGATAGCCGGCATCGAACGAGAACATGAACCCGGTGTTGCCGTAGCCCGCTTCGAGCGGCTTCATCGACGTGGGCAGCGCCATGGTGTCGAGCGCCTCGCCCGTGTTCGCGTCCACGCGCACGAGCTGGTAGTGGATGGACGACGTGTCGGTGCGCGGCGTAATGACCACGGAATCGCCGGTGGCGTAGGGCGCCGTCGCCATGCGGCCGATCGAGGTCCACAGCGTCTCGGTGTCGGTCGCGCCCATCGTGGCGCGCTTGAACAGCGACGGTTCGGCCCTCTTCGAGCCGCTCGCCTTCGGCAGCACCTGCCAGAACGCGCGGTTGCCGACGGCGGCGATGGTGGGCATCTCCCATTCGCTGTCGCCCTCTTCCACGAGCGCGGGGTTGCCCAGGGAGGCGCCGTCGCTGCGCGCCGTGTACACGCGCCAGACGCCGTCGAGAATGTCGGCCTCGGCCCAGATGAGACCCGAGGACGTGGCGCGTACGTCGTAAATCTCGAAGCCCTCTTCGATGCCGACGGCCTGCTCCAGAACGATGGGGTAGTTCCCCGAGTTCAGCGCGAGCAGGGCCACCTGCGTCAGAGGCTTGCCAGTGTCGGTGGGCAGCAGGCACGCGGCCACGTCGTCGTCGCTTGCCCAGACGAGGGAGCCGTACGGCAGCTCGAAGTTGCCCACCTGGTTCATGAGCGTCGCGGGGTCGTCGACCGCGGCGAACGTGTTGGTGAATTCCTCGGAGGTGGACGACAGCACCGCGCTCTCGGGCACCTCGAGCACCACGAGATTGTCGTCGGGATCGCTCTTCGTCTGCTCGATGATGACGGATGCGCCGCCGCCGACCGCCGCCAGGGCGCCTACGCCCAGCGCGCCGTACAGGAAGTGGCGTCGGGTGAGCAGGATCTCCCCGCCGTTCGGCGTAGGGACGCGCACGCCGCCGTTGCCGTTGCCGCCGCCGTTCGAGGAGCCGCGCGGGGTGGGGGACGATGCGGCGGACGAGCGCCGATGCGCGCCGGCCGAGCCGATGGAGCCGCCGCTTCCGTACCCGGCGACGTTGCCGACGTTGGGCGCGCTGCTGCGATGGCTGCCGCCGCCGTGCGCACCGCCGTACCCGGCTACGTTGCCGACGTGACCGCCGCGCGAGCTGGTCTTGCCGTCGGCGTACAGCGCGCCCCCGTCGGAGGTTGCGCGCCTGTTCGCAAGGCGTTTCTTTGCAACGGTCGGTTTCGCGTGGTTAGCGTGTGTTGATCTGCGGGTTACCATGGTGTTTATTGTGTCATTTCACGCACAGGTTCAAGCGCCCTTCGGTCTAATTGCTACAATAAACGCAAACACGACCACTACGCTCGGATCTGGTCTACGTAGGGAACGCAGGCGCGTGCTATCCGAGATGACAGCGAGCTTGAGGAGTGATCCATGAGCAACGAAACACGACGCATCCTTCTGGTGGAAGACGAAAAGGCCATCCGCGATGCCGTGACGGCCTACCTCGAACGAGAGAATTACTGGGTGACGGCGGTCGGCGACGGTCAGGAAGCGCTCGAGGAATTCTCGAAGCATCACTTTGACCTGGTTATACTCGACCTCATGCTGCCCCGCGTTCCGGGCGAGCGCGTCTGCCGCGCCATCCGCGACAACTCCGACGTTCCCATCATCATGCTCACCGCGAAGGGCGAGGTGGAGGATCGCATCATCGGCCTGGAGCTGGGTGCCGACGACT is a genomic window containing:
- a CDS encoding saccharopine dehydrogenase NADP-binding domain-containing protein; the encoded protein is MATIVLVGGNGYIGREITRQWLKRDPEAQLYVTSRSDRREIEDERVHHAQVDVNDEAAFEGALPETVDYLVNLAYGSMDAMKTMRAFAERHGVQAIGNVGIDGAAAGEGFADFADMKARELEALREGAVPVVNYDLTVAYGADRDDDLLRAIRAGALDALPPVHVEVVARLLIDRLTKAWLA
- a CDS encoding Rrf2 family transcriptional regulator, which gives rise to MQQARKWAFMRVGRQFTIAVHALIMIAYFSDVRVTSDMVAESVGTNPVTVRNVYAKLKSAELLTVQRGTGFTALARPACEITLWDVYAAVETDSVDEMFKFSDTLSGACPVGGSIRELLLIHLREAVAAMRDVLARTTLEELRYEIEAHHEKGIDLPTVVAWYKEHGFEVVEARSAECFT
- a CDS encoding potassium channel family protein, whose translation is MSNVIVVGCGRVGSQLANMLSDNGNNVCVIDKNANAFANLGRNFNGSTVQGVGFDEETLVKAGIEDCDVMAAVTQFDNTNLMCAEVGSRLFGVPHVIARLYNPDHERAYMQLGIDYVCGTSLVAEDVFSKVVSGHGAHLDTFGEFEVLRFSLDLSSTDKRTIRVGELERDHDIRIIAFERSDGSASSIPTRDSILYNGDSVLACVRHELIETFARYIQD
- a CDS encoding potassium channel family protein: MYIVIAGGGKVGEYLASVLLSSGNDVAVIEENLATADRLSVALQGRYLVIHGDGCDSKYQEDAGIRRADVFVATTGQDDDNLVSCEIAQRVFNVPRCIARVNSPKNLRIFKEVGIECVSSTTLIANLIEEETLLGSVSVASSLTHGNVMLTEIVVPRMRHHSNEAGILVSSLPMPENSLIAAVSPKDDDNVEVANEETVLYPGDKAIVVVDNEVLDDVRALFKSL
- a CDS encoding MOSC domain-containing protein; protein product: MEQARQHEGNARGRVRSINVSKRKGTRKTPCDAAVRVIAHQGVADDAHAGDWHRQVSLLAWESIEKARATGLDVVEGDFAENVTTEGIDLLALPLGTRVRIGNDVLLELSQIGKVCHTKCAIYHLAGDCIFPREGIFFVALEGGAINVNDPVEVIALGDGTCAYTPPEALAELAAAQG
- the purB gene encoding adenylosuccinate lyase, whose protein sequence is MINRYTRPAMGAIWELENKFSIWKEIEVLACEAQAELGKSGITKEEAAWIRAHADFTVERIDEIEKVTNHDVIAFTTNMAEYIDADVPEGQEPPSRWVHYGMTSSDLGDTALSYQITQAIDIILEDIKQLGETCKRRAFEFQEMLCVGRTHGIHAEPMTFGMKFGSWAWALKRAQTRMEDARKVAATGAISGAVGTYSSIDPFVEQFVCERLGLEADPLSTQVLARDRHAQVMAGLAVTASTLESIAMQVRLLQQSDVIEAEEPFAKGQKGSSAMPHKRNPITAERVCGLARTVKGNAQVAFDNVALWYERDISHSGAERVALADSFIALDYMFGKMQWMLDGLQTYPAKMEQNLWRTKGLIFSSKVLLALVDTGISREDAYVIVQRNAMKVWEDIQNAVDGPTYRENLEADPEANLSAEVLDEIFDPWDFLTRKDVVFDRLKELEF
- a CDS encoding TetR/AcrR family transcriptional regulator — encoded protein: MEESSTREKILKAMYQLIAEKGYDKASISQICTLVGITKPSLYYYFPSKEDLFRAVSESMWPTLDFQDESFLAITDAPGYHAFLDAMGRSIIANYHDDEERRHVLAEIDLQATRIPSIASQQERLGKSMTEALTAVLQHGCDIGVFGDGFDATRNAEFLYVVLNGTSQVISRHEPVDVYAVWEQAIDAVFSQAKTN
- a CDS encoding agmatine deiminase family protein, with protein sequence MFESYRHPGEFEPQSDVFMTWLPDDIQMQGYDNRATCIEIIKALQQYGDVKLHINCGAEGVLEKARVALRTACVDLDDIEFTQFPDTNWYVRDNGPTIMVDDHGGRVMVNPGWTYYGVWSEDAPEAVCARKAGVHMAVSLGCYDIVSSNLVSEGGDREFSGDGIMMCIEDTEVRKRNPGFTKAQVEEEYKRLYNVQKIIWLPHPTVEDDDYRMGPLEYRAGVPYFGTSFAAHVDEMCRFVDGSTILLAEVTDEEAAESAAAAESKRRLDAAYEVLRAETDAQGNPFTIVRMPVSIPIDYLLTADDDDYELYKGFIDEMGGCFADGTPWPEGDLHFIASTGYCNFLICNGVVVGQRYWNEGMDPAIKAKDEQAESVLKACFPNREVVMVDSLALNMSGGGVHCWTKNVPAAGKACRGA
- a CDS encoding ornithine carbamoyltransferase, yielding MNHNLLGRDILNLRDLSKDEFRYLIDLSATLKAQKQSGVDQHYFPGKNVVANFEWGSTRTRCAFETSCNDLGMGFTYLTNSHMGDCETIEDTMRVFSEMYDIIVIRAQRDEEYIYQMAEWAGVPLINALSLGDHPTQMLADALTMEEQWGGRGSCRHKKLAFVGNCAGAPLFYGRLAAMLDMDFYAIGPDQDRHQMCQRMIDDVQDMFDRYAPNARFVITSDLDALEGMDALVTEEWRYINPECGEEVCDPNLYESWMGDFEHLRPYRVSNEIMERTKNPDIFCMHELPSTHNADHATGRRLMSQAPNEEERQFIAEGLEISNECFERNASVIFREAGNRQHTIKAIMAAVLGL
- a CDS encoding MFS transporter, which produces MDTSNLKSSSKYAWLLVLGLGLMSAGTTGSYSVVAGSFLTPVCDDLGIDISVMSYYFTITLLALALSLPFVGKLLPKVVGKFGLTAISAVLLVAGAAMSFYTQAWMWFVSAFVIGVCFAFTTGVCMSAVVDQWFRKKAGLAIGLCWTVNSVYMLVMSPVITALIESIGWRSAYLVLAGVSAVLVLPSTIFIIRYKPSDKGMLPYGYEPQTGDDAQSLAPEAVRGVPFKVAIKSPAFYACVGFLCLVQLTVCMNQLFPTYAIEVGFSPIIGGFMVSAASMFDIFLNPAVGSTCDRFGSVKALLAWICVSILSFVMLIFAAGQPWLAIFAAGVNDVMYVVAGAGLTVLIMDIFGSRDFGRIFALICSTGYIVGAFGMPVMTGVYASTGTFNAVFGLCIALNVVVAGLLIFARKSGKKLKWEEAEQDVKALG
- a CDS encoding Tat pathway signal protein, yielding MVTRRSTHANHAKPTVAKKRLANRRATSDGGALYADGKTSSRGGHVGNVAGYGGAHGGGSHRSSAPNVGNVAGYGSGGSIGSAGAHRRSSAASSPTPRGSSNGGGNGNGGVRVPTPNGGEILLTRRHFLYGALGVGALAAVGGGASVIIEQTKSDPDDNLVVLEVPESAVLSSTSEEFTNTFAAVDDPATLMNQVGNFELPYGSLVWASDDDVAACLLPTDTGKPLTQVALLALNSGNYPIVLEQAVGIEEGFEIYDVRATSSGLIWAEADILDGVWRVYTARSDGASLGNPALVEEGDSEWEMPTIAAVGNRAFWQVLPKASGSKRAEPSLFKRATMGATDTETLWTSIGRMATAPYATGDSVVITPRTDTSSIHYQLVRVDANTGEALDTMALPTSMKPLEAGYGNTGFMFSFDAGYQYGDGIASLGTYAPASTVTNGDYSAAPWFRFSRNPTAPPAWCGSYLMVKSLTQVVGINFNTSQWFAFDVKSGADDYGEYLASTGSRDTVVTYTNVDDKPLDGEAKKYCLVRVWTPAG